GCACTGCTGCCAAAAATCCTTTATTCTTTACCCTTTATCCCTCAGTTTTCTGCCTTCAGCTCTTTCTTTGTGCACTTAAAGTGCCTCACATACCTGGGGCATCTTGTACTGAGAAGAGTGGCCTCTTGTGACCAGGGAGCTGGAGCCAATGATCcctgtggatcccttccaactccagGTATTCTATGATTTGAAGTATTTTAGTAGCTACTTTGGGGATAGAAATGGGTAAACCAGGTACATAAGGGGAGGGTCTGGGGCAGAAACCCCTCATGAGCCATGTgaggccagcacagcccttgttTGTGAGgtggaggggacaggcaggagcccctgtgctgtgtttggggACAGCCAGAGCCCTCAGAACTGCTCTGGGAGGGACTTGCACCAACCGGGCCATGGCAAACAGGGCAAAACTGTCCTGCAGTCAGAGGAGATCAGGGAGGTCACAGACCCCCAGTCAGGCACCTGTGCTCAGCCCCCAGGCCCTGGCCAAATCCACATCCAtctccttccctggggaaccATTGGATCAGGGTGGGACAGCAAGTGGGGAATGAAGTGGAAGGGCTGTTTATGGGCCATGAGGAACCAGTGGGATCCTGGGGGATCACAACTGGGAGTCCTTAGAGGGGTCACAGGGGAAGGTTGGGGGTCACTGGGGGAACTGGAGAGTCAGCAGGGCTGAgagggggcactgggaagggaaagagtCAAGGGACTGGGGTGGTGAGGGGGCTCTTGGGCATTACCAGTGGCAGTAGAGGGGCAGTGGGGTTGGTAGAGGGGACTGAGACCTGTCCTTCCTTCCCATGACCCTGGGGTCCTGGCCCTGTGACTGGGGGGTCCTTGTCACCCTCTGCCAGTGTGTCAGTCCCCCACTTAGAGGTGCTCCTGCCCCAGAGTGCCACAGCCTGAGGTGGCCCTTCTGCACcaacctgctgctgcccagcctggctgccctgATGGCACCACAAACAGGAGGTGTCCCCTGGCCACCTGTGACACACACTGTGCCCAAGGACAACAATGAGCCCATCCCCCATAGTGAGTGACCCTGGGGAcacctcccctccctggggatgcctcccctccctggggTCCCCTGACACCCCCACCCCACTCATGACAGACTGGCTGGGGTGCCCCAGGGCTCCAAGGTCCCCCCACACTCCTGTGCAGTGCGTGTGAGGAACTGGAGGCTGTGACACCTCCTGGGGACACTCCACACCCATGGGGGTGCCTGACACTGCCAGGGCTCCCAGATTCCTCACAGGAAGCCCTGAGACCTCTCTTCCTCTACTGAGAATTCCCCCAGGACTCCAGGGAATTCCTAGTACCCCCAGAGGCCCATGGACatccccacagctccagcagccccagagccaccccaATCCCCCACATCCCTAGAGTGTGGGGCCCAGGTGGCCACTCGAGGCCACAGACCAGTCCCAAGGATCACTTTGGTGTTCTGGAACAGATAATCCTCCCTGAGAAGAGGGGATTGATACCTCTCCTTTGAACAGGGAGGAGTGTGAGTGTCACAACCCCACCATAAAGGAAATAGAGGACACAGAACATGTCCTGGCACAGAGTAGGATCATTCATGTTCATCACCTCACCTGTCCCACTGAAGGTGACAGCACATGTCAGAAAGAGCACCTGCCTGTGCTAAGACCCCACTCTGCTGACAGCTGCTGGACCCCTGCAATGAACAAAACTGttcctctggaattctgtgtcGCATTTCTCTTGTGCTAAATGGGAGTGATGCATTATCTTGACAATGAAAGCAAAGCTCTTCTGGTTTATACAATATTATTCCCTCATATGGACATGCAGGagtatattttctatttaactTCTTTTTGAGATCCCTCCTGGCTAAAAAAAACACCCACTGCTCTGTGTTAGATACACACATAGATAAtctcagactggtttgggttggaaggggccatCTCGttcccccctgccatgggcagggacaccttccaccagcccaggttgctccaagccctgtccagcctggccttggacacttccagggatggggcagccacagcttctctgggcatcctgtgccagggcctgcacACTCTTACATAACACGTATATATTGTATATTTAGTCAAGAGTTACATTCCTTTGCACCTGCCTTGCTGCAAAAAGACttccatggcagcagctcaTGCACCCTCGGAGAAAACTCCCAAATAGGTGATGAGTCAtatgactttctgtcctgcctttgAGAGCCATCAGGATCTCCCCATTCCTCAGACTGAAAATGGGAGGGTTGAGGGCAGGCATCAGGAAAGAGCCACTTACCAGTCCCATGCCAGGGTGAAGAGGAGGTGGAGCAGAGGTGAGGATGAATGCATGCATTCATTCAAGCGTGGTGTCTTGGGAAAAGAGGACTGGAAACCCCTCGGGATGTGGCAAACACCAACCCTCCCTCTCGCCTGATGTGcctcaggcaggagctgctgtttccaGCACTGGCTGCCAGAACACAGTGGGATCTTTCCTTGTGCTTCCTccagtccctgccagccctgggtgtgtgtccctgtgcttgGCCAGCTCCATGTCACCTCCCAGCCTCTCCCACCCCACAGGGTGACCCATGGCACAGGAGCTCAcgggcagtgccaggcaagCTGAGGAACTCGGAGATACTGAGCTGCGTCTGTGCTGACATACAGTGCAATCCACCAGGATTCACATCCTCAAGCCATGAAGATTCACACCCACAATCCATGAGGATCCACATGGCCTTTCCTTGTTGGGTGTTGGCTGAGCAAGgctgtggggcactggggaagTGGCTGATGCTCTTCTCTATGGTGCAAAGTTGTGGTGGGTGGGAAATCTTTGCAGCTGGAGGAAAGCAAGGTTCGGATCATCAAAAAAAAGGTTCGGGATGGCCCACGCAGCCACaggccagccagctccaggaaaAACCATGGGAAGAGTCCTTTCAGGAGGGATggaaggtggaggaggagggggggaaCACTCAGTATGGAGTTACAGTGCCTGAAAATGATTCTGTTATCAGGTTTGCTCAGGGTAGAGCAGAGGTGACATTCCCCTCGCCTTCAACCAGGCTTTCAGTGCTACAGCACCCAGTCATTCCCAGGAATGCCTTTCTGACAGGTtggaagagctggagaagaacacctgcagaagagaaggccccacctgagagccccttgcGGTGCCTAACATGgctacaggagagctggagagggacttgggacaaggacctggagggacaggacagggggaaatggcttcccactgccagagggcagggttagatgggatattgggaaggaattcttggctgtgagggtgggcaggccctggcacaggttgggcagagcagctgtggctgccccatccctgggagtgtccaaggccaggctggacaggacttagagcaacctgggctagtggaaggtgtccctgtacaggcagggggtggaacaagatgagctttaaggtcccttccaacccaaaccattccatgattgtgattccaaacaaaacacactgaTTATGTGAAATCACTTCCTACTCCTCCCTGGGCAAGGTTAACTTCATGCCTTTATTCTCCAAATacccagggccaggctggtgATGTGATTCCAGCAGGAACTCCCCCCTcatgccagcagagctgggtggcAGCAGCTGTTTGTGTCATGCCATGGGGGTGTGTGTCAAAGCCCACACGAGCTGCGGTgactcctctcctcctcctcgtcctcttcctcctcctcagtgctgtgcagtCCCACTGCTCACACTCATCTGTTCATGACAAGAGGGGCTGAACTCAAGTGCTCACACGTGGGTGTGCAGAGACATTTTGGGGGCTTTGAGGACCCAACTGCTACTCAGTGAGGCTGAAGAGATCAGGGATGAAGACACCCAGAGGTCTTGTGTGACATGTGGCTGAGCTGTGTGGGTGTCTCAGAAAGCACCAGGTACTGGAGTGCAGGGACATTGTGGTGTCCACCTGTCCCTGAGTGCCCACACCAACACTCACAGGTCATACTCAAACACCCACCGTGGCAGAGATCCTTTTAAGCCCAActtcctcctttccccaggGGATGCCAACAGGTTTTACACATTGATGAGCAGAGAAGCCCCAATGCTGGGATTGTTGGGATACCCTGTGTAGGGCCAGGAGTAGGACTCATGGTCTGTGTGTTCCTTCCAGCTCGGGGCATTCCATGATTCCGGGTGCTGACACAcccatgcagggctgggatagccaccctgtgccctcctcAGGTGTGGGCCGGGCACTGGGGCAGCACCAAGCCCCCCACCGGCCCCAGTCCAGGAATGCCACCTGTGAGCAAGGGTGAGGGGGCTGCTCCACCCCAGAGAACTAAGGCAGAGGCTGGTTCAGCAGCCTCTGGAAAAGACCTGTCTGCAAATAAATGTGTTGATATAACTGGTGGTTGCATCTTACAGAGAGGTGAAGGGAAGCCAAAGCTCTCCACTTGGCTTTTGGTCCCTGCATTGTCCCTACAGGTCTCCTGAACATTGGCTATCTCAGCACCCCCCAACTGCCCGCACAGAAGGGCTGGGGTGCCCCCTGGGAGGGCTCCAACAGCCTAAAGACAACATTTCCCATGTTCATCAGGTGTCCTGTTTCATTTAGCAGCCACTAATCCCTCTCCAAGGCTGGTGGCATAAACGGTGCTGGTTCTGCTGGAACAATGACCATTTAGTTGACATCAGGGCGTGCTGGACCAGCTGGGCTGAGTCACATCTGGGACCCTCTCCCTGTTTGAACCTGTGACTCTGGGACAGGAGCAGTCTGAGCTCggcaggtgctgcaggaacTGCTCCCAGTTCTCACCTCCGGGAGGGTTTGAAGGTGCTTCTTAAACTGAGGAGGAGTCTGGCCTTGGGCTGTGttgggatgtccctgggggaTGGATGCAGCCCTGGGTTGGGGTGTCCATGGGGGATGGATGTAGCTCTGGGTTGGGGTGTCCATGGGGGATGGATGTAGCTCTGGGTTGGCATTTCCACGGTGGATGGATGTAGCTCTGGGCTGTGATGTCCGGGCGGGTGTAGCTCCGAACTCTGACTCCGGATGAGCGCAGGCCCCACCTGTACCTGCCCCGGGGCTCGCGGAGGGGGCACGGAGGTTTTGGGACGGCCGGGATGCTCCGAGCCCCGCTCCCggctccccccggccccgcgctGAGCCCGGGCCGCACATGGCCCGCAGCACCGACAGCTCCGCGCCAGCTCCCGGTTCGCTTCATGTGCCGCCAGGTCATTAGCAGCGATAATTACAGCTCAGCTCGCTCAGCCCCGGGCTCTGCTCTCCGGAGCTCGGGATGCTCCGGGGCGGAGCGGGGACCCTCCGTGTGCGGGCTCAGAGCCGCGCACCGCCCCCTCATCCCGCGGCGCCGAGCCAGGGAGCCCCGGTCCCCATCCTGCAACCCTCATCCCGGAACCCCCATCCCGGCCCTCCCTCCCGCCCACCCCAGCCCCCCATGCCGGCCCCCTCCCGCCGCATCCCGGGCCCCCATCCCGCGACTCTCATCGCGGGATCCCCGTACTGGACCCTCCCCCTTCACCCCCcgcccatcccagccccccaTCCCGACCCCTCCGACCGATCATGGTCCCTCTATCCCAGCCCATCGCATCCCGGCCAcccccctgccccatcccatcccggtCCCCCcgcccccagggcagccccgcCTGCGCCGGGACCCCCGGCCGGGGTTGGCGCTCTGCCTCCGCCGCAGAGCACTCTGGGAGTTGTAGTCCTCGCCCTCCGGGCAGCGCCCGCCGCCCCTCCCCGTCCCCTCCGCCCCGACCctccgccgccccccgcccgcccggggCTTTGCCGGCCATccccccagagctcccccagagctgccccgGCCCCCCGGCCCGACCCGCCGCTCCCGAGCCCCTCTCTCTCAGCCGCCGCCTTCCGCTTCCTGCGCGCGGCGCCCCCCGGGGCTCGTAGTCCCGCCGCGCTATTCACGACGGTGTCTGCGCTGTGtgcgcgccgcccgcccgcggccgggccggggcgctGCGCCACGACGGCGGCGTAGTGCGGGCGggaggccgggccggggcggccgGGCGGGCGCAGCTGCTCCGCCCGCGGGacgcggggccgggcgcggAGCGGCCCCTGCACCCCAGGtgagcggcggcggggccgggtggggcggcggggccgggccggggcctCCGGCGCACCCTCGGGCCGCGGCTCCGCCCGCGCCGGGACCCCCCGGCTCTCCCGGCCGggcccgcccgccccgcacCACCTGTTGCCGGGGGGCccgagctggagctggaggccGGGGCGGCCCGAGGGCAGCGGGCGGTGTGGAGTCCCTTCCCCGGGGGTTGGGGTGACCGGGGGGTGCGGGTGTCCCCGCGCACCCCGGCGCGGCCGGAGGGGCATTAACGGGCTCGGGGGTCGCTCAGCAGCCGGGGGGGGACGGGGCAGGCTGCGTGATTGCCCGCGGTGGGCTGCGATGCCAGACCTGCCTTCGCCCTGTGCTCggggcagggagagcccagCTCCCGGTTCTCCCCCCGGGCAGGGGAGCCCGGCTTAGGGCACTGCTGGTGGGTAAGCCCGGTTTAGGGCATTCCTGGGCAGGGGAGCCCGGTTTAGGGCATTCCTGGGCAGGGGAGCCCGGTTTAGGGCATTCCTGGGCAGGGGAGCCCGGTTTAGGGCATTCCTGGGCAGGGGAGCCCGGTTTAGGGCATTCCTGGGCAGGGGAGCCCGGTTTAGGGCATTCCTGGGCAGGGGAGCCCGGCTTAGGGCACTGCTGGGTGGGTAAGCCTGGATTAGGGCATTCCTGGGCAGAGGAGCCCGGCttggggcactgctgggcaggggagCCCGGCTTAGGGCATTCCTGGGCAGGGGAGCCCGGCTTAGGGCACTGCCGGGCAGGGGAGCCCGGCTTAGGGCACTGCCGGGCAGGGGAGCCCGGCTTAGGGCACTGCCGGGCAGGGGAGCCCGGCTTAGGGCACTGCCGGGCAGGGGAGCCCGGCTTAGGGCACTGCCGGGCAGGGGAGCCCGGCTTAGGGCACTGCCGGGCAGGGGAGCCCGGCTTAGGGCACTGCCGGGCGGGTAAGCCCGGCTTAGGGCACTGCCGGGCAGGAGAGCCCGGCTTAGGGCACGGGTGTGTAGGGGAGCCCGGCTTAGGGCACGGGTGTGTAGGGGAGCCCGGCTTAGGGCACGGGTGTGTAGGGGAGCCCGGCTTAGGGCACGGGTGTGTAGGGGAGCCCGGCTTAGGGCACGGGTGTGTAGGGGAGCCCGGCTTAGGGCACGGGTGTGTAGGGGAGCCCGGCTTAGGGCACGGGTGTGTAGGGGAGCCCGGCTTAGGGCACTGCTGGGTGGGTAAGCCTGGCTTAGGGCACTGCCGGGCAGGGGAGCCTGGCTTAGGGCACTGCTGGGTGCCCACtctgggctgtggcagagccCCCAGTAGCCAGGGCTGCCTGTCCTTCAGGTCTAGACCCCCGTGCTGGGGGCTGAGCAGGGTTTTGTGCAGCACCTCAAGCCTGTGCAAGTTCACCCTTTTGAATCAGTTGGCTGCTCCTGTACCTGTGTCCTGAGCATCCTGAGGGTGTTGGTGTCCTCGTACATCATCCAGACCCCTGGATTTTGCTGCAcatcagctcagctgctgctgaagcctGTCAGCCTCCAGGTCCTGCATGCAGAAGTCTCACAGAAGATGGAAGGCTCTGTACTGGCCAACCTTCCCATTTGCTGAgctgctctcctctcccctccttgcTCCTGCTTTTGGGGTGCATCCCCCCAGGCGTCAGGAAACAACTGAGGTGGTCATCTGGTGAGGGGAGATGGAATAATGAGTCTTGTGTTTGAAATGTCATCCAGTTTCCTCCAAGCGTTTTTTCAGATGGGAACCTCGGCAGTGCTCAGCACTCTGTGGGCTGGGATGCGGCTGGGTGGGTTCTCACGGTCGGACAGAAGGTTATCTGGGAAGTGCTCACTGCCTGTGTCCTGGGACACTGCTGCAGGTCAGTCAGGAGCTGATGGACACCAGGAATGTGTTTGGAGGGGGCTGAGGTGGAGAGCAAGGCTGCTCATCCCACACTGTGGCCCTGGGGGCTCTGAACACAAAGATCTTACCGCACTTTGCACGTTGTCACCTGGGAGTCACAGGGACTTGTGCCTCAGGACTGTGCTCCTCCCTAAAGCAGAGCTGACCCGTGGTGACAGACTGTACACTGGGACACTGTGAGTCTCCTGGTGCCTTTGGCATGGCCATTTTTTGAGACCCACTGATGAACAGTCTGGCTCATGCCCCTGGACTGAATGAGAGTAggactgagctctgcctggggaatGTGTCAGAGCTGTGATTCACATTACCCCGATTTTATGTATGTGGGGATGTGAACTTGTTTAAAGTTGCATCAGCTTCTGTTTGTGTCCAAGGGTTTAACAAATGAAGGCAGAAGGCAAGACCCAACAGTGCTCCCTTCCCCGGGAGGGGTTGGAGGGCCAGAGAGGCCTTTGAAGGTTGGCTGTGactggctgtgctgagcccaaCTGCTTTGGCAGGAGAGAGAGCAGCCTCCTCCAGCCTGATGGCTCGGGGTGTGAGGGAACCAGGGCGTGGGCCAGGCACAGTGTCTCCTGAGCCGGAATAAATCTCCAGAAACAACCCAAAACTGCTAAAGTTGCACGTAAAAGGGGTCGGGTGTCAATCCCAGGCTCGGAGCTGTCTCAGAGAAGCGGAAGGGACGGGTGACCCCCGGGAGGAGCCTGGATGCCCCCTGAGACCGATGACCCCTCGCTGTCCTGGGCTGTCCATGGGACACCCCTTATCTTTGCTCGGAATACCGCTGGCTTTGCAGAGGGAAGAGGCCAAAGGCCTCGTGTTCCCTCAGCCAGCTGAGTGCTGTTGGCTTTATCTTGAGGAGAACG
This genomic window from Pithys albifrons albifrons isolate INPA30051 chromosome 16, PitAlb_v1, whole genome shotgun sequence contains:
- the LOC139679609 gene encoding uncharacterized protein, producing the protein MMYEDTNTLRMLRTQPGSPTHPCPKPGSPTHPCPKPGSPTHPCPKPGSPTHPCPKPGSPTHPCPKPGSPARQCPKPGLPARQCPKPGSPARQCPKPGSPARQCPKPGSPARQCPKPGSPARQCPKPGSPARQCPKPGSPARQCPKPGSPAQECPKPGSPAQQCPKPGSSAQECPNPGLPTQQCPKPGSPAQECPKPGSPAQECPKPGSPAQECPKPGSPAQECPKPGSPAQECPKPGSPAQECPKPGLPTSSALSRAPLPGGRTGSWALPAPSTGRRQVWHRSPPRAITQPAPSPPGC